TCGGCTGGGAATGCGGCAGCGTAGCCTCGACGATGCTACAAACTGACTTCTTCGTCAGTCGAGTGTCCTGGAAGGAGTTTCTTTTCCAACGCCGAAAGTGGTTCGATCTCGGACTGGTTCTCTTTTGTCTGGCGTGCAATTCAACGACGGGCAATCGCTTTATTTTGGTCATGAATGTCTTGTGCTTTGCGAGCGGCCTAGCAATTTTTGGCCGACTGCGAACCCGCCCCGCACTCGTGGGTGCGACCATCCTCTTGGTTTTTTTTACAGTGATTGGAAACTATCGCATCGGCCGAGCCGACATCAAGGAAAAGCTGACATTTGAGACGCAAATCAAGTTTCTCGATTCATCCCTAGGATGGATTGCCACGTACACCGAGCCGATTTTCCCCACGTTGGACACATTCTTGCAGAATGCCCCCTCTCCAGCTTGGGGTGGTGCGTGGCTGAATAATATTGGCCCGACAGTGTTGAGAGGCACCATCCTGAACAAGGACCGCTCCTCCCCTATTGAAGAGATGTACGAAATCATCCCCCATTTCGGCTTGACGTTCCGAACGATGTACTCAGACCTTATTTTCGACTTCGGTGATGTCGGCTCCCTCATCGTCGGAATGGTGATCTTATTTCTGAGCATCATATTGTATAACAGATCCACTCAATCAGCACGAAGTCTCGCGATCTATCTCAACACCTTTCAAATGTTTGCCTTCATGCCGTTACTCGCAACGTTCTACACTCAAGTTCCATTCATGTCGTTTGCAATCACCTTAGTTGTATCGACCTACGCCCCACCGCAGGTCGATACGGAGATCGAGGAAACACAAGACCTCCCAAACCTTGTTTAGCCGACATGCTTTAAAAACGGCCGCTTAACAACAAGCTTGTCGCGCACTCACATTGCTCGCTCGTCCCCATTTTGCCTCGTGATCAATCACGCTTGTATTCGCGTAAATCGCTCTTGTTTCGCGAGTCAACAGCTGCGCAAAGCGATCGACCACTCGCTTTCAAAATCCGCATTACTATTTTGTGAGCGACAAAGGCCGATTGTACTGCACCAGACCTTCATATTACACAACATCAGCACGAGTTAGAGGTTCAGTTTGTGGTTATATTGATGGCGATCGGGACTCCGGATTTCACAGGCGCGTCACGAATGGCCTGGGTGATTGCTCGCGGAATGAAATCGGCAGGTCACCGCGTGATTGTCGTTACAGGCCGTCGTCCTCCTGATGGCCACGCTAGTGTGATCGACGCACTTCGGGCGGAAGGGATCGAGACGATCGAAGAGAGCGGCTTTGAGCGACGAGTCCCTGACCGCGGGCTGATTGATCGCCTGTCGAAGCTCGTACAGCGAGAAGGCGTGCAACGCTTGATTAGCGAGACCCAGCAAGATCTTAAGGTCTTGGTATTTGTCGCCAAGAAGACTGGAATACGGCTCGTCTACCACGCTCAGAATCGCGTTCTGTTTTCCAACAATTGGCTCATCCAGATCATCAAGCGGTATCTCTACAAGCAATTATTGAAGAAACATGTCTTCAAAGTCATTTGTATCTCCGACTACCTGCGGCTCCAACATGTTCAAGAATATCGTATTCCAGAATCTATGGTCATTACCGTTAACAACGGAATTGATGTATCACGGTTTCAACCGATTGACCAGACAATGCGAGAGAGCATTCGATCGAGTTTTGGAGTGTTGACGAATCAACTAATGTTTTTGAATGTGGGAAGACTTACCTTTCAAAAGGGTCAAGACCTCTTGCTTCGGTCACTTGCCAATGCCAACCTGAACGGAAAAAATTACAAACTCGTCCTGATTGGTGCCAAGAGTGTTGGATTGGCGGAAGACGCTGAGTATGAAGAAAAGCTGCACCGTTTAGCGGACGCACCAGAACTGAAGGGTAAATGCATCTTTGCAGGCTGGCGTGACGACATCCCCAGCCTCCTTTTGTCAGCAGATGCGTATCTCCATAGTGCAAACTTTGAAGGTGGTGTACCACTGGCTGTCCTCGAAGGTATGACGGCAGGCCTTCCAACGGTTTCGACAGACTGTGCGGGCATGCTCGGAGGCTTTGTCCCAGGGCTTCACGGCTACGTCGGTAAAACGGGTGATGTTGCGTCGTTCCAATCAGAGATTGAAAAATTGCTTGCGCTGAGCGAGCAACAGCGACTAAGCATGGGGCACGAAGCAGCGAAACTGATTCGCGAAAGATTTGACTCGAACGTGACGACTCGACGATTCGTCGAAGCGGCGACAGAATCCGTCTAGGAATAATCGCGTTTTCCCCTTTGATCCATGAAGATTATTGGAACCGGCAGCTTGACTACGATGGCTTCTGAGCCTTATTCGGCCAATAAATAAAACCGGCACGTTGGGACAGAGACTCAAGGGGAATCATGAATTATGAGGGAATTGAGCGCGCAATCGTGGCAATTCCGCTGCGTTTGTAGACAATTGCCTCAACTACTTAGGCATCGACGGGTTGTGAAGAACCGAGGGCCGGAATCGAATTCCAGCTCATCGCTTTCGGAGATCAGAATTTGGATTTGGCGAATCTTCGCTTTTCGAACTGTTTCGCAAACAATGGCACGCTGTTCGCCTCGTTTTTGGCATCCAATGCCGGACGAGATTGGCGACGAGAACTGACTTAGACAACTGAAGATTGGAATTCGAACCAAAATGAAAGTGATTGTTACCGGCGGCGCTGGATTCATCGGAAGCCATATTGTTGACACCCTACTGGCGAAGGGGCACGAGCCGTTCGTCATCGACAACCTGTGTTCGGGCGAGAAGAAAAACCTCCCACCGTCCGTACCCGTCTTTGAAGCAGACATCGTTGACGGGGCTCGCATCAGCGCCATTTTCGACGAAGTGAAGCCCGATTGGGTTTGCCATCAGGCCGCTCAGATGTCCGTCAGTCGCTCGATGCGCGAGCCACTGTTCGATGCCGAAAACAACGTCATGGGACTTCTAAACGTTTTCGACAATGCGGCGCGTGTCGGCGTAAAACGAATTGTCTTCGCGTCCTCGGGCGGGGTTCTGTATGGTGAAATGACAACGCCAGCCCCCGAAGATTCACCGAAGAAGCCGGTTTCGCCCTATGGAATCAGCAAATGGATTGGCGAGCAGTACCTTGAGTTTTATGCCCGCGAACGAGGACTGCAAGGCGTCGCGTTGAGATACTCGAATGTCTATGGCCCGCGTCAGAATCCCCACGGCGAAGCCGGCGTGGTTGCAATTTTCTGCAAGGCGATGCTCGCCGGAAAAGCGGCAACGGTGAACGGTGACGGAAAGTACGTTCGAGACTATGTTCACGGACGCGATGTCGCTCTCGCAAACGTTGCCGCATTGGAAACGACAATGAGTGCCAGCTTTACGCCGATCAACATCGGCACTGGCGTTGGCGCCGACGTAAACGAAATTGCCAGCCAGCTCTATCGAGCAACTCAGGACTACCTCAAACGACGTCAAAGCTCTGTCATCGTTCCAGAATGTCGTCATGGAGAATCCCGCGCAGGGGATCTGCGATCGAACCTTGTCTCACCAAGCCGTGCAGCACTACTTTTGAACTGGAAGCCAACAATCGGCCTGAAGGAAGGCATCGAACAAACCGTCGCCTGGTTTGCGGAGAATCAGGGGTTGTGACGGACACCGCGATCATGTCCAAGTTATTCCGCATCAAACGAATTGCCAACCGCTCTAGAGAGACACGCCAGCGAGACAATAGACTTGCGTCAAACAGGATTGGTACCGACGATTTCGGGATCTCTTCAGCTCGCGAATCTCCCTGACCGTGTCCTGTCGAGCCGTAAATGAAGCCTGATTGATTCCGCGACGTTCCGTGAATCATTTCCTGAAATTCCGTCGATTGACGAGTCGGTACCGATCATGCAGATAGACCCGAAGACGCAATCCCAAATCGAGAACCACGGACAGGCT
This genomic interval from Schlesneria paludicola DSM 18645 contains the following:
- a CDS encoding O-antigen polymerase, with the translated sequence MSFDLPILGVGLLWEHPLVIFALMIFIGTLIYLFTNGMLISAPGFSLFVFSLSSILVLFPLLVYSSNRDYVLSNPCQWYILGIAVTWAIAVMGFMRKPSPDISYPELRWRFVPQRVWLVLLALACLLDPIITIVRFGKIGLIHGNEMMGAGGSHADVITAATVIGWECGSVASTMLQTDFFVSRVSWKEFLFQRRKWFDLGLVLFCLACNSTTGNRFILVMNVLCFASGLAIFGRLRTRPALVGATILLVFFTVIGNYRIGRADIKEKLTFETQIKFLDSSLGWIATYTEPIFPTLDTFLQNAPSPAWGGAWLNNIGPTVLRGTILNKDRSSPIEEMYEIIPHFGLTFRTMYSDLIFDFGDVGSLIVGMVILFLSIILYNRSTQSARSLAIYLNTFQMFAFMPLLATFYTQVPFMSFAITLVVSTYAPPQVDTEIEETQDLPNLV
- a CDS encoding glycosyltransferase family 4 protein; its protein translation is MAIGTPDFTGASRMAWVIARGMKSAGHRVIVVTGRRPPDGHASVIDALRAEGIETIEESGFERRVPDRGLIDRLSKLVQREGVQRLISETQQDLKVLVFVAKKTGIRLVYHAQNRVLFSNNWLIQIIKRYLYKQLLKKHVFKVICISDYLRLQHVQEYRIPESMVITVNNGIDVSRFQPIDQTMRESIRSSFGVLTNQLMFLNVGRLTFQKGQDLLLRSLANANLNGKNYKLVLIGAKSVGLAEDAEYEEKLHRLADAPELKGKCIFAGWRDDIPSLLLSADAYLHSANFEGGVPLAVLEGMTAGLPTVSTDCAGMLGGFVPGLHGYVGKTGDVASFQSEIEKLLALSEQQRLSMGHEAAKLIRERFDSNVTTRRFVEAATESV
- a CDS encoding NAD-dependent epimerase/dehydratase family protein; this translates as MKVIVTGGAGFIGSHIVDTLLAKGHEPFVIDNLCSGEKKNLPPSVPVFEADIVDGARISAIFDEVKPDWVCHQAAQMSVSRSMREPLFDAENNVMGLLNVFDNAARVGVKRIVFASSGGVLYGEMTTPAPEDSPKKPVSPYGISKWIGEQYLEFYARERGLQGVALRYSNVYGPRQNPHGEAGVVAIFCKAMLAGKAATVNGDGKYVRDYVHGRDVALANVAALETTMSASFTPINIGTGVGADVNEIASQLYRATQDYLKRRQSSVIVPECRHGESRAGDLRSNLVSPSRAALLLNWKPTIGLKEGIEQTVAWFAENQGL